Proteins found in one Marixanthomonas ophiurae genomic segment:
- the arcA gene encoding arginine deiminase, with the protein MSKFYVGSEVGQLRRVMLHRPNLSLKRLTPSNCQDLLFDDVLSVERAGQEHDKFAQVLRDQNVEVFLLTNLLAETLDVPEAKTWLLQHQVSDYRLGTSFANDVRCFLADMPHRELARILSGGLTYSEMPYSGVNMVVGMHAPTDFIIEPLPNHLFTRDTSCWVYGGVSINPMAKPARRRETNHVKAIYRWHPQFAGQDFIKYFGDEDRDYDNSTIEGGDVLVIGRGAVLIGMSERTTPQGVEHLARGLFKHGQAKQVIAMQLPKHRSCMHLDTVMTHMDIDTFSVYPEVIRKDVNCWSLTPGGATGMNIKEEGYFVTAIEKALGVDQLKLITTGGDTFEAEREQWNDANNVLTVRPGVVVGYERNTYTNEKYDKAGITVLPIPGEELGRGRGGARCMSCPMERDGI; encoded by the coding sequence ATGAGCAAATTTTATGTAGGTTCTGAAGTTGGCCAATTGCGCCGTGTCATGTTGCACCGCCCCAACCTCAGTCTGAAGCGTCTGACTCCTTCCAACTGCCAGGATCTGTTGTTCGATGACGTCCTGTCCGTTGAACGTGCTGGTCAGGAGCACGACAAATTCGCTCAGGTACTGCGCGATCAGAATGTCGAAGTTTTCCTGCTGACCAATCTGCTGGCGGAAACCCTGGACGTGCCGGAAGCCAAAACCTGGCTGCTGCAACATCAGGTCTCCGACTATCGCCTCGGCACTTCTTTTGCCAACGACGTACGCTGCTTCCTGGCCGACATGCCGCACCGCGAGCTGGCCCGCATTCTCTCCGGTGGCCTGACCTACTCCGAGATGCCCTACAGCGGCGTCAACATGGTAGTAGGCATGCACGCACCGACCGACTTCATCATCGAGCCGCTGCCCAACCACCTCTTTACCCGTGACACCTCCTGCTGGGTTTATGGCGGCGTCTCCATCAACCCGATGGCCAAACCGGCCCGCCGTCGCGAAACCAACCACGTGAAGGCTATCTATCGCTGGCACCCGCAGTTTGCCGGTCAGGACTTCATCAAGTACTTCGGTGATGAAGATCGCGACTACGACAACTCCACCATCGAAGGGGGTGACGTACTGGTCATCGGTCGTGGCGCCGTGCTCATCGGCATGTCCGAGCGCACCACACCGCAAGGGGTCGAGCACCTGGCTCGCGGCCTGTTCAAGCACGGCCAGGCCAAACAGGTCATCGCCATGCAACTGCCGAAACACCGCAGCTGCATGCACCTGGATACCGTCATGACCCACATGGACATAGACACCTTCTCCGTCTATCCGGAAGTCATCCGCAAGGATGTGAACTGCTGGAGCCTGACTCCGGGCGGTGCCACCGGCATGAACATCAAGGAAGAGGGTTACTTCGTCACCGCCATCGAGAAGGCACTGGGTGTCGATCAGCTCAAGCTCATCACCACAGGTGGCGACACCTTCGAGGCCGAGCGCGAGCAGTGGAACGATGCCAACAACGTGCTGACCGTGCGCCCCGGCGTGGTGGTGGGTTACGAGCGCAATACCTACACCAACGAGAAGTACGACAAGGCCGGCATCACTGTGCTGCCCATCCCGGGTGAAGAGCTGGGACGTGGCCGCGGCGGCGCCCGCTGCATGAGCTGCCCGATGGAACGCGACGGCATCTAA
- the arcC gene encoding carbamate kinase, whose protein sequence is MKKPTVVVALGGNALLRRGEPLEADIQRKNIATAAKTIALIAQEYNVVLVHGNGPQVGLLALQNSAYTKVSPYPLDVLGAESQGMIGYMLIQELKNLMPSRNVTALLTQVQVDPQDPAFVNPTKFIGPVYEEAEARALAAEKQWVVKADGKFFRRVVPSPLPQRIVEGDAIETLIAQGHLIICTGGGGIPVTWDGQSLTGIEAVIDKDMSAAYLAKQIKADALLILTDADAVYLDWGKPTQRPLRITSPDELAGVKFDAGSMGPKVEASCEFVKATGGMVGIGALDDGLAILKGEAGTNIVATRTVNA, encoded by the coding sequence ATGAAAAAACCAACTGTCGTCGTCGCCCTGGGTGGCAATGCCCTGCTCCGTCGTGGCGAGCCGCTCGAAGCAGATATCCAGCGCAAGAACATCGCCACCGCCGCCAAGACCATCGCCCTGATCGCTCAGGAGTACAACGTGGTGCTGGTGCATGGCAACGGCCCGCAAGTCGGCCTGCTGGCTCTGCAGAACAGTGCCTACACCAAGGTATCCCCCTATCCGCTGGATGTGCTGGGTGCCGAGTCCCAGGGCATGATCGGCTACATGCTGATCCAGGAGTTGAAGAACCTGATGCCGAGCCGCAACGTCACCGCGCTGCTGACCCAGGTGCAGGTTGACCCGCAAGATCCGGCCTTCGTCAATCCGACCAAATTCATCGGTCCCGTCTACGAAGAGGCTGAAGCCCGCGCCCTGGCTGCAGAGAAGCAGTGGGTGGTCAAGGCTGACGGCAAGTTCTTCCGCCGCGTGGTGCCGTCTCCACTGCCCCAGCGCATCGTCGAAGGCGACGCCATCGAAACCCTGATCGCCCAGGGCCACCTCATCATCTGCACCGGTGGTGGCGGCATCCCGGTGACCTGGGATGGCCAGAGCCTGACCGGTATCGAAGCCGTCATCGACAAGGACATGTCTGCCGCCTACCTGGCCAAGCAGATCAAGGCCGACGCCCTGCTGATCCTGACCGATGCCGATGCCGTCTACCTGGACTGGGGCAAACCGACCCAGCGTCCGCTGCGGATCACCAGCCCGGACGAGCTGGCCGGCGTCAAGTTCGACGCAGGCTCCATGGGGCCCAAGGTCGAAGCCTCCTGTGAATTCGTCAAGGCGACCGGCGGCATGGTCGGCATAGGTGCACTGGACGATGGCCTGGCCATCCTCAAGGGTGAAGCCGGCACCAATATCGTCGCCACCCGTACCGTGAATGCGTAA